Proteins from a genomic interval of Nautilia sp. PV-1:
- a CDS encoding Crp/Fnr family transcriptional regulator — translation MKHSIFKALNDSEVEEILPYFQQKKVKAGDFIVKEGEYSDSAFLLQSGEVSVIKETIYKDDYIITDIKAGGDEFFGEVNLIDRGLVTSTIKAKTDCDILQITHNDFINMMDEKPTIAIKLLWVVAYDISKHLRKADSDVITLFNAFVEVVEND, via the coding sequence ATGAAACATTCCATTTTCAAGGCTTTAAACGACAGCGAGGTTGAAGAAATACTTCCTTATTTTCAGCAAAAAAAGGTAAAAGCGGGTGATTTTATAGTTAAAGAGGGCGAATATTCCGACAGTGCTTTTTTACTGCAAAGCGGAGAAGTTTCCGTAATAAAAGAAACTATTTATAAAGACGACTATATTATTACTGATATTAAAGCCGGAGGCGATGAGTTTTTCGGAGAGGTTAATCTGATTGACAGAGGGCTGGTGACTTCTACCATTAAAGCAAAAACGGACTGTGATATTCTTCAGATTACACATAACGATTTTATAAATATGATGGATGAAAAGCCTACAATAGCAATTAAACTTTTATGGGTTGTAGCTTATGATATTTCTAAACATTTAAGAAAGGCCGACAGTGATGTAATAACCCTTTTTAATGCTTTTGTTGAGGTTGTTGAAAATGACTGA
- a CDS encoding tRNA (5-methylaminomethyl-2-thiouridine)(34)-methyltransferase MnmD — translation MKEVLTKDGSITLKSEKYNECYHSSEGAYTESLYKHVLPGFKAAERFDYYGDEIRILDICFGLGYNTLTAVLHKPKNVKLKIFSPELDADLVKSLKNFKYPEEFKNLLSVINELSENFYYKSSDVEIEVFAGDAREYIKKLENIHIVYQDAFSPKVNGELWSMEYFRDISNILNKSGIITTYSVATPVRCAFYKLGMKIYTHPYNNIRKGTIASYKELDFPKVNFEEKLKRVECRTY, via the coding sequence TTGAAAGAAGTATTGACTAAAGACGGCAGTATTACGTTAAAAAGCGAAAAATATAACGAATGCTACCATTCAAGCGAGGGAGCTTATACGGAAAGTCTTTATAAACATGTTCTTCCGGGATTTAAAGCGGCAGAGCGGTTTGATTATTACGGAGATGAAATCAGAATACTAGATATCTGTTTCGGTCTGGGATACAATACTCTCACAGCCGTGCTTCACAAACCCAAAAACGTTAAGCTGAAAATTTTTTCTCCCGAACTCGATGCTGATCTTGTCAAATCTTTAAAAAACTTCAAATACCCGGAAGAATTTAAAAATTTATTGAGTGTAATCAATGAACTCAGTGAAAATTTTTATTATAAATCTTCCGATGTTGAAATAGAAGTGTTTGCCGGTGACGCAAGAGAATACATCAAAAAACTTGAAAATATACATATAGTTTATCAGGATGCGTTTTCTCCTAAAGTAAACGGGGAGCTTTGGAGTATGGAATATTTCAGGGATATTTCGAATATTTTAAACAAAAGTGGTATAATTACCACATACAGCGTTGCAACGCCGGTAAGATGCGCTTTTTATAAACTGGGTATGAAAATTTATACTCATCCTTATAATAATATAAGAAAAGGCACTATCGCGTCATATAAAGAACTTGATTTTCCTAAAGTAAACTTTGAGGAAAAACTTAAAAGAGTAGAATGTAGAACTTATTAA
- a CDS encoding cytochrome-c peroxidase: MRFILFLLINFIFLYAQGLIETIPETVKYDKAKAELGKLLFFDTEFSLDKKISCASCHNPAQGWADKRKVSIGSYGRKGDIQSPTVLNAGFNFRQFWNGRAKNLKDQIKGPVENTHEMGISKKGVIEILNSSEYYKKLFKKAYHTDKITFGMYADAIAEFEKALITPDCKFDLYLKGKAKLTKKEEEGYILFKKYGCITCHNGINIGGNSFQKMGVIFPIKDCTKDRYSVTHNSLDKCVYKVPTLRNIALTAPYFHDARTYSLYEAVQIMAYHNLGFKLSKSDAEKIVIFLKTLTGKTPAIMREEK, from the coding sequence ATGCGTTTTATACTGTTTTTATTAATAAATTTTATATTTTTATATGCGCAGGGTTTAATAGAAACCATCCCCGAAACCGTAAAATACGATAAAGCAAAAGCGGAACTCGGAAAACTTCTTTTTTTTGATACGGAATTTTCCCTTGATAAAAAAATAAGCTGTGCAAGCTGTCACAATCCGGCTCAGGGCTGGGCGGACAAAAGAAAGGTTTCTATAGGATCTTACGGAAGAAAAGGGGATATACAGTCTCCGACCGTTTTAAATGCCGGATTTAATTTCAGACAGTTTTGGAACGGCAGGGCGAAAAATCTTAAGGACCAGATTAAAGGGCCTGTTGAAAATACTCACGAAATGGGTATTAGTAAAAAAGGCGTTATTGAAATATTAAATTCTTCCGAATATTATAAAAAGCTGTTTAAAAAAGCATATCATACGGATAAAATAACATTCGGAATGTATGCCGACGCCATAGCCGAATTTGAAAAAGCTTTAATTACCCCGGATTGTAAATTCGATCTTTATTTGAAAGGAAAAGCAAAACTTACCAAAAAAGAAGAGGAAGGTTACATTCTATTTAAAAAATACGGCTGTATTACGTGTCATAACGGGATTAACATAGGCGGCAACTCTTTTCAGAAAATGGGTGTTATTTTTCCTATAAAAGACTGCACAAAAGACAGGTATTCCGTTACCCATAATTCTTTGGACAAATGTGTGTATAAAGTTCCTACTTTGAGAAATATTGCATTAACCGCACCTTATTTTCACGATGCAAGGACATATAGCTTATATGAAGCGGTACAGATTATGGCATATCATAATCTGGGATTTAAACTTTCCAAAAGCGATGCCGAAAAGATTGTGATTTTTCTAAAAACACTTACCGGCAAAACTCCTGCAATTATGAGAGAAGAGAAATGA
- a CDS encoding EAL domain-containing protein: MKKASLSYKIKLYIIIFIGVVIVGLLYKFDRYTQYYFLENNKIQKQFSNIKNAELQLRYEVLVTSIYMYTNNDKIIKATDKLQECINKLLSNQYFKHQYPYLYRQMLKYKKLIDKKIEKVYEFETLNSPIKNSIMYLADLLDRLPKISRERMKYQRLQNAFKSNNLYAQKMISVVSSVFLARSSLDKDFIKNLDFDFFRNYKTQNPHFRQFNKVLVANLRVFVDYFNRYTDVLKSITDNRAAKLLEQIHEEHLERVNNKIVIIKIVSMLLIAFVLIAVFTVVFLMSKLHMDYEKLEVLNRRLNISYITDKLTGLYNRNKFDSDVKKLKNPVLILVNIDRFKHINDYYGSKVGDELLKKVAVVIQNILPENLNAQLYRLGADDFGILYDYEYYPNIKTLARKIVKYFDSNELEIENIKLNISVSIGISTVEPLLENADIALKYIKKSLRKKIMFYSENMNAKKEIQQNIEKSKILYQAIKENRIEPFFQPIVDTYTKEITKYEVLARIIINGEPQSIYPYLQIAKDNKLYGDITKIIMKKTYERVIKKEEIDFSINISIEDILDTSIVRHMYYLYLKNRSLAKRATFEILESEAIKDYQEIEKFLRRVKYYGSKIAIDDFGSGYSNFEHLINLNVDYIKIDGSLIKQLAVNPNAYKIVKVINDFAKETGIKTIAEFVENEEIYNLVKKLHINYCQGYYFYKPKPYCFT; this comes from the coding sequence ATGAAAAAAGCCAGTCTGAGTTATAAAATAAAACTTTACATTATAATATTTATAGGCGTTGTTATAGTAGGGCTATTATATAAATTCGACAGGTATACCCAGTATTATTTTTTGGAAAACAATAAAATACAAAAACAGTTCAGCAATATTAAAAACGCCGAACTTCAGCTTCGTTACGAAGTACTTGTTACCAGTATTTATATGTATACGAATAACGATAAAATCATAAAAGCGACGGATAAGCTTCAGGAGTGTATTAATAAGCTTTTATCCAATCAATATTTCAAACACCAATACCCATATCTTTATCGGCAGATGCTGAAATATAAAAAACTTATTGATAAAAAAATAGAAAAAGTATATGAATTCGAAACACTGAATTCTCCTATTAAAAATTCTATAATGTATCTTGCCGATCTGTTGGACAGACTTCCAAAAATAAGCAGAGAAAGAATGAAATACCAGCGTTTGCAAAATGCTTTTAAAAGCAATAACCTTTACGCTCAGAAAATGATAAGCGTGGTTTCTTCCGTATTTTTGGCGAGAAGCAGTCTTGATAAGGATTTTATTAAAAATCTCGATTTTGATTTTTTTAGAAATTACAAAACTCAAAATCCCCATTTCAGGCAGTTTAATAAAGTTCTGGTGGCTAATTTAAGAGTGTTCGTAGATTATTTCAACAGATATACGGATGTATTAAAATCTATTACGGATAACAGGGCGGCCAAACTTTTGGAGCAGATACACGAAGAGCATCTTGAGAGGGTAAACAATAAAATAGTTATTATTAAGATAGTTTCTATGCTTCTTATTGCTTTTGTATTGATAGCGGTATTTACCGTTGTGTTTTTAATGTCAAAACTCCATATGGACTATGAAAAACTTGAAGTTTTAAACAGAAGACTTAACATATCTTATATAACCGATAAGCTTACAGGTCTTTACAACAGAAACAAATTTGACAGTGACGTAAAAAAATTAAAAAACCCGGTATTAATACTCGTAAACATTGACAGGTTTAAACATATAAACGACTATTACGGTTCAAAGGTGGGAGACGAGCTGTTAAAAAAAGTGGCCGTTGTCATACAAAACATACTTCCGGAAAATCTGAATGCCCAGCTTTACAGACTTGGAGCCGACGATTTCGGTATTTTGTACGATTATGAATATTATCCTAATATAAAAACCCTGGCGAGAAAAATAGTCAAATATTTTGACAGCAACGAATTGGAAATAGAAAATATTAAACTTAACATTTCCGTAAGTATAGGTATAAGTACAGTGGAGCCTCTTCTTGAAAATGCGGATATCGCTCTTAAATACATAAAAAAATCTTTAAGAAAAAAAATAATGTTTTATTCGGAAAACATGAATGCCAAAAAAGAGATACAGCAGAATATTGAAAAAAGCAAAATATTATATCAGGCTATTAAAGAAAACAGAATTGAACCGTTTTTTCAGCCTATAGTGGATACTTATACCAAAGAGATAACTAAATACGAAGTACTTGCAAGAATAATAATAAACGGCGAGCCTCAGTCCATATATCCTTATCTTCAGATTGCCAAAGACAATAAGCTTTACGGCGATATTACAAAAATAATAATGAAAAAAACATATGAAAGGGTTATTAAAAAAGAAGAAATTGATTTCAGTATTAACATTTCTATTGAAGATATATTAGATACTAGTATAGTAAGACATATGTATTATCTTTATCTGAAAAACAGATCTCTTGCAAAAAGGGCTACTTTTGAAATACTGGAAAGTGAAGCGATTAAAGATTACCAGGAAATAGAAAAATTTCTTCGAAGGGTGAAATATTACGGGTCTAAAATAGCAATTGACGATTTCGGAAGCGGTTATTCAAATTTTGAGCATTTAATTAATTTAAACGTTGATTATATAAAAATAGACGGTTCTTTAATAAAACAGCTGGCCGTTAATCCGAATGCTTATAAAATAGTAAAAGTAATAAACGATTTTGCGAAAGAAACAGGTATTAAAACGATAGCGGAATTTGTAGAAAACGAAGAAATTTACAATTTAGTAAAAAAACTACATATAAATTATTGTCAGGGATACTATTTTTATAAGCCTAAACCGTATTGTTTTACATAA
- a CDS encoding YraN family protein: MNTRKKGNIAEDRACSYLKEKGYRIIERNFYTKFGEIDIIAYKDGVFHFIEVKSGKTFEPIFNITPAKLKRIINSAQYYIKINGIDSAFCIDAVVVKDGIEHFVNISF, encoded by the coding sequence ATGAATACTCGTAAAAAAGGAAATATCGCGGAAGACAGAGCATGCTCATATTTAAAGGAAAAAGGTTATAGAATAATCGAAAGAAATTTTTATACAAAATTTGGTGAAATAGACATAATCGCATATAAAGACGGGGTTTTTCATTTTATTGAAGTAAAAAGCGGTAAAACATTCGAACCTATTTTTAACATAACACCCGCTAAATTAAAAAGAATTATAAATTCAGCACAATATTATATTAAAATAAATGGTATCGATTCCGCCTTTTGTATCGACGCTGTGGTCGTTAAAGACGGAATCGAACATTTCGTCAATATCTCTTTTTAG
- a CDS encoding YbgC/FadM family acyl-CoA thioesterase codes for MQIRVYYDSTDAGGIVYHTEYIKFCEKARSEIFFEKGIFFENEGYVVSGLKAKYISSAKLGDLLTVKTKILNRTKVKVQIMQEIYKEGKKIFVLEVSVVYIKNGKIAKIPDTHIKILDEYS; via the coding sequence ATGCAGATTAGAGTTTATTACGATTCCACCGATGCCGGAGGAATAGTTTATCATACCGAATATATAAAATTCTGTGAAAAGGCACGAAGCGAAATATTTTTTGAAAAAGGAATATTTTTTGAAAACGAAGGCTATGTGGTAAGCGGGCTGAAAGCAAAATATATCTCTTCCGCTAAACTTGGAGATCTGTTAACGGTTAAAACAAAAATATTAAACCGGACAAAAGTAAAAGTTCAGATTATGCAGGAAATCTATAAAGAAGGCAAAAAAATCTTTGTTTTGGAAGTAAGCGTAGTGTATATCAAAAACGGAAAAATTGCCAAAATACCAGACACCCATATAAAGATACTCGATGAATACTCGTAA
- a CDS encoding aminoacetone oxidase family FAD-binding enzyme, whose protein sequence is MYDVIILGAGASGLFLADMLKNKKTLIIEHNNTYGAKIKISGGGKCNITNKKVSAENYYPKSEFVKKALEKADNRSLLEWIKKKKLKVKELKKNQYFFDSSEVFLKVLRPKCKVVYNAEILEVKKGFEVVTDKGVFKAKNVVVALGGASFKKLGASLKGYEIAEIFGIKINPLRPALVGFTVQPSQAWFKKLSGVSFLADVKVSSKKFRQNILFSHRGITGPAILNASLYWERGKINIDFLVGRKIENLLKNPNRQIITQLPLPKAFVKEFLEHIDIKDRPVKQLKKEEMEKLKVLENYEFAPAGTFGFERAEVTKGGVATDELNEFMESKKVPGLYFIGEVIDVTGELGGYNFQWAFTSAYCAFLSL, encoded by the coding sequence TTGTACGATGTCATTATTTTAGGAGCGGGAGCTTCGGGACTGTTTCTTGCGGATATGCTGAAAAATAAAAAAACGCTTATTATCGAACACAACAATACGTACGGTGCTAAAATTAAAATAAGCGGCGGCGGAAAATGCAATATTACCAATAAGAAAGTAAGTGCGGAAAATTATTATCCTAAAAGTGAATTTGTTAAGAAGGCTTTGGAAAAAGCAGATAACAGATCATTGCTGGAATGGATTAAAAAGAAAAAACTGAAAGTTAAGGAATTAAAAAAAAACCAGTATTTTTTTGATTCTTCTGAGGTTTTCTTAAAAGTTTTGCGGCCTAAATGCAAAGTTGTATACAATGCGGAAATTTTAGAAGTAAAAAAAGGTTTTGAAGTTGTTACTGACAAAGGCGTATTTAAAGCAAAAAATGTTGTTGTAGCTCTTGGAGGGGCAAGTTTTAAAAAACTCGGGGCAAGTCTGAAAGGTTATGAAATAGCGGAAATATTCGGAATCAAAATAAATCCTTTAAGACCTGCGCTTGTAGGTTTTACCGTTCAGCCCTCACAAGCATGGTTTAAAAAGTTAAGCGGAGTGTCTTTTTTGGCTGATGTTAAAGTGTCTTCTAAAAAATTCCGCCAAAACATTCTGTTTTCCCACAGAGGAATTACCGGTCCCGCTATACTGAATGCATCTTTGTATTGGGAGAGGGGCAAAATAAATATAGATTTTTTAGTCGGAAGAAAAATTGAAAACCTGTTGAAAAACCCTAACCGTCAGATAATCACACAGCTGCCTTTGCCAAAAGCGTTTGTTAAAGAGTTTTTAGAGCATATAGATATTAAGGACAGACCTGTAAAACAGCTGAAAAAAGAAGAAATGGAAAAACTTAAAGTTCTTGAAAACTATGAGTTTGCTCCTGCCGGCACGTTTGGATTTGAAAGGGCGGAAGTGACTAAAGGCGGTGTTGCTACGGATGAACTTAATGAATTTATGGAATCAAAAAAAGTGCCTGGTCTGTATTTTATAGGAGAAGTAATCGATGTTACTGGAGAGCTGGGAGGATATAATTTTCAGTGGGCTTTTACCAGCGCCTATTGTGCTTTTTTAAGCCTATAA
- a CDS encoding tyrosine-type recombinase/integrase: MKKFLQKEINKYLSFVKKTKSINTYKTYETILNEAIEHIEIENSIIDITPYRLHIANLNKKTIAKKVSALRSFFEFLETEGHKFKIVGDEHVKVPKTLPKPVSMEHIKKALKSATMDEYLAIMVIFSLGLRISEAAGIKLNDIKGEWIEITGKGSKTRILPLHPKLKEFIEKYLQTNPKKEYLFEKNGTPLGSDKIRYLVQKAFKKHGIHVTPHQLRHSFATYMLQNGARINDVSELLGHEFISTTQIYTKLSDTLKLKNYLKAHPLCS; encoded by the coding sequence ATGAAAAAGTTTTTGCAAAAAGAGATTAACAAATATCTTAGCTTTGTTAAAAAAACAAAATCAATAAACACATATAAAACATATGAAACTATCCTCAATGAAGCAATAGAGCATATTGAAATAGAAAACAGCATAATAGACATAACTCCTTACAGACTGCATATAGCAAATCTGAACAAAAAAACCATAGCCAAAAAAGTTTCAGCCCTCAGAAGCTTTTTTGAATTTTTGGAAACTGAAGGGCATAAATTCAAAATTGTTGGAGACGAACACGTAAAAGTCCCTAAAACACTTCCGAAACCGGTAAGCATGGAACATATAAAAAAAGCACTTAAATCAGCGACAATGGATGAATACCTTGCCATAATGGTCATATTCTCCCTAGGACTCAGAATCAGCGAAGCGGCAGGTATAAAACTAAACGACATAAAAGGCGAATGGATAGAAATTACGGGTAAAGGCTCCAAAACGAGAATACTACCCCTTCACCCTAAACTTAAAGAATTTATAGAAAAATATCTTCAGACAAACCCTAAAAAAGAATATCTTTTTGAAAAAAACGGCACACCTTTAGGAAGCGACAAAATAAGGTATCTTGTTCAAAAAGCATTCAAAAAACACGGTATACACGTCACACCTCACCAGTTAAGACACTCGTTTGCCACTTATATGCTTCAAAACGGTGCCAGAATTAACGACGTAAGCGAGCTTTTAGGACATGAGTTTATATCAACCACGCAAATATACACCAAACTCAGCGACACTTTAAAATTAAAAAATTATCTCAAGGCTCATCCGCTATGTTCTTGA
- the miaB gene encoding tRNA (N6-isopentenyl adenosine(37)-C2)-methylthiotransferase MiaB yields MKKLYIETFGCQMNVKDSEHIIAELSDEYTTTQNPEEAELILLNTCSVREKPVQKLFSELGALKKKNPDAKFGVCGCTASHMGKEIIKRAPFVSFVLGARNVSRIKEALNTPKAVITDINYDDTTYIFKNTRKNPYKDFVNIMVGCDKKCSFCIVPKTRGKELSIPMDLILKQVEKLANEGVKEITLLGQNVNNYGKRFSVDHPKVDFTDLLREVSKIAGIERIRFTSPHPLHADDRFLDEFANNPKICKHIHFPLQSGSSEILKAMRRGYTKEWFLNRCEIIRQIPDVSITTDIIVGFPGESEKDFEETMDVLEKVRFEQIFSFVYSPRPLTEAAQMSNQVDKQTAKERLYRLQQRHGEILDEIAKNQIGKIYKVLIDEPGSGKSDNFFTVKIPETDKYLGEIVDVKITEANKHTLKGEVI; encoded by the coding sequence TTGAAAAAACTCTACATAGAAACGTTCGGATGTCAGATGAACGTCAAAGACTCCGAACATATCATCGCCGAACTTTCCGACGAATACACAACTACACAAAATCCGGAAGAAGCGGAACTCATACTACTTAACACCTGTTCGGTAAGAGAAAAACCCGTTCAAAAACTATTCTCAGAACTCGGTGCGCTTAAAAAGAAAAATCCTGACGCAAAATTCGGCGTGTGCGGATGTACCGCCAGCCATATGGGAAAAGAAATTATAAAAAGAGCGCCTTTTGTCAGTTTTGTTTTGGGAGCCAGAAACGTCAGCCGCATAAAAGAAGCCTTAAACACACCTAAAGCTGTAATAACCGACATAAATTACGACGATACGACATATATTTTCAAAAACACAAGAAAAAATCCATATAAAGATTTTGTAAACATAATGGTCGGATGCGATAAAAAATGCTCATTCTGCATAGTTCCGAAAACTAGAGGCAAAGAGCTTTCAATTCCGATGGATCTGATATTAAAACAGGTTGAAAAATTAGCAAACGAAGGCGTAAAAGAAATCACGCTTCTAGGACAAAACGTAAACAATTACGGCAAAAGATTCAGTGTCGATCATCCTAAAGTAGATTTTACCGACCTTTTAAGGGAAGTAAGTAAAATCGCAGGAATCGAAAGAATCAGATTCACATCCCCTCACCCTCTTCATGCCGACGACAGATTTCTTGACGAATTCGCAAACAACCCTAAAATATGCAAACACATACATTTCCCTCTTCAAAGCGGCAGCAGTGAAATTCTTAAAGCCATGAGAAGAGGATATACAAAAGAATGGTTTTTAAACAGATGTGAAATAATACGCCAGATTCCGGATGTCAGTATTACGACAGACATAATCGTAGGCTTTCCGGGTGAGAGCGAAAAAGACTTCGAAGAAACCATGGACGTTCTTGAAAAAGTAAGATTTGAGCAGATTTTCAGTTTTGTATATTCCCCCCGTCCTTTAACGGAAGCCGCTCAAATGTCAAACCAGGTGGATAAACAGACGGCAAAAGAAAGACTCTACAGACTGCAGCAAAGACACGGGGAAATACTTGACGAAATAGCAAAAAACCAGATAGGCAAAATTTACAAAGTGCTGATTGACGAACCCGGAAGCGGCAAAAGCGACAATTTTTTCACCGTCAAAATACCTGAAACGGATAAATACTTAGGTGAAATTGTCGATGTTAAAATAACCGAGGCAAACAAACACACATTAAAAGGGGAGGTAATATAA
- a CDS encoding HP0268 family nuclease codes for MTLKLISTDNNIIEKTYEEFLKEIKPNSFFYFHKDTSYKDLKDLIDKLENDGYSVYFREVKFGLDEGAYMYELHII; via the coding sequence ATGACGTTAAAACTTATCAGTACTGATAACAACATCATAGAAAAAACGTATGAAGAGTTTTTAAAAGAGATAAAACCTAACTCATTTTTCTATTTTCACAAGGATACTTCGTACAAAGATCTTAAAGATCTTATCGACAAACTTGAAAACGACGGATATTCCGTATATTTCAGAGAAGTGAAATTCGGCCTTGACGAAGGCGCTTACATGTACGAACTTCACATAATCTAG
- the nusA gene encoding transcription termination factor NusA, producing MEKVLDLLSLVANEKGLDFDEVKEAFKRSVIKTAKKVLGDIDVEVDIENGELKIYQIFEVRNDDVALEEPEKYFYLDEAREFDPNAQIGDKLKVELDLGKLGRSGAMALQREFEREITRLLENEIYRKLISKLNTIVSGEVVKVDSEENTWVELEGVKGVLPMRNRIKGEKFEVGDVLKALLKFVHFDTNRGITIELSRTNPKFLEKLIESAVPEVRDGIIKIHTSARIPGVRSKVAVSSLNPKVEPIGTIIGKNGVRINSVSNELNGENIDVIEYSPKPEIFIARALSPAIVKNVQVDEDKALAVVEVDPDQKAKAIGKNGINITLAGMLTKYKIELKDAEEKTKDTSKLENLFKI from the coding sequence GTGGAAAAAGTATTGGATTTATTATCACTGGTAGCAAATGAAAAAGGGCTTGATTTTGACGAAGTGAAAGAAGCGTTTAAACGTTCTGTTATCAAAACGGCTAAAAAGGTTTTAGGAGATATTGACGTAGAGGTTGATATTGAAAACGGAGAGCTCAAAATTTATCAGATTTTTGAAGTAAGAAATGACGATGTCGCTTTGGAAGAGCCTGAAAAATATTTTTATCTTGATGAAGCGAGGGAGTTTGACCCTAACGCGCAGATCGGCGACAAACTGAAAGTTGAACTTGATCTGGGAAAACTCGGAAGAAGCGGCGCAATGGCCCTTCAGAGAGAATTTGAAAGAGAAATAACAAGACTTCTCGAAAACGAAATTTACAGAAAGCTTATTTCGAAACTGAACACTATTGTAAGCGGAGAAGTGGTAAAAGTAGACAGCGAAGAAAACACATGGGTAGAGCTTGAAGGCGTAAAAGGCGTTCTCCCAATGAGAAACAGAATCAAAGGCGAAAAATTCGAAGTAGGGGATGTTTTAAAAGCTCTGCTTAAATTCGTTCATTTTGATACAAACAGAGGTATAACAATAGAGCTAAGCCGCACGAATCCTAAATTTTTGGAAAAGCTTATAGAATCAGCCGTGCCGGAAGTCAGGGACGGTATTATCAAGATTCATACGAGTGCGAGAATTCCGGGTGTGAGAAGCAAAGTGGCCGTAAGCTCTCTTAATCCTAAAGTAGAACCGATAGGAACTATTATCGGTAAAAACGGAGTTAGAATCAATTCCGTTTCAAACGAACTTAACGGAGAAAATATCGACGTAATAGAATATTCTCCAAAACCTGAAATTTTTATAGCCCGTGCGCTTTCTCCTGCAATAGTCAAAAATGTGCAGGTGGATGAGGATAAGGCTTTAGCGGTTGTTGAAGTCGATCCAGACCAGAAAGCCAAAGCGATTGGAAAAAACGGTATAAACATTACACTTGCCGGAATGCTTACGAAATATAAAATAGAGCTAAAAGACGCTGAAGAAAAAACAAAAGACACTAGCAAGCTTGAAAACTTGTTTAAAATATAA
- a CDS encoding DUF475 domain-containing protein — protein sequence MKYFYVSFIIAAVGLALSFFIGGFSAVYLTAILAVLEISLSFDNAVVNAKILKDMDKIWERRFLTWGMVIAVFGMRFIFPILIVAVAANMGITETLNIAINHPHQYHEVLLKSENLIYAFGGAFLWLVFTDFLFEHKSVRWIKPVERYAEKLGKVNNISLIVATVIGIIVIYDSKSYEIGIAYLLGMLTYSLLNGINEAFAVEGAKNGLMGFLYLEILDASFSFDGVIGAFAITGNIFLIMIGLGIGAMFVRSLTIWMVEKGVLNEYKYLEHGAHYAIGVLAVIMLLKIFMHIGEVLTGTIGLGLLVIAFLHSKYENR from the coding sequence ATGAAATATTTTTATGTCTCTTTTATTATAGCGGCCGTAGGCCTTGCCCTTTCTTTTTTTATAGGCGGTTTCAGTGCGGTATATCTGACCGCGATTTTGGCTGTTTTAGAAATTTCATTATCTTTTGACAACGCCGTTGTTAACGCCAAAATATTAAAAGACATGGATAAAATCTGGGAAAGAAGATTTTTGACCTGGGGTATGGTAATCGCCGTATTTGGAATGAGATTTATATTCCCTATTTTGATAGTTGCGGTTGCAGCGAATATGGGTATTACGGAAACTTTAAACATAGCGATCAACCATCCTCATCAGTATCATGAAGTGCTTTTGAAAAGCGAAAACCTCATATATGCGTTCGGTGGGGCCTTTTTATGGCTGGTGTTTACGGACTTTTTATTTGAACATAAAAGCGTAAGATGGATCAAACCCGTAGAGAGATATGCCGAAAAACTGGGTAAAGTTAACAATATTTCGCTAATAGTCGCGACGGTTATCGGTATTATAGTTATTTATGACTCAAAGTCATATGAAATAGGCATAGCTTATCTTTTGGGTATGCTGACTTATTCCCTGCTTAACGGTATAAACGAAGCGTTTGCCGTTGAAGGCGCTAAAAACGGACTTATGGGATTTTTGTATCTTGAAATTTTGGATGCAAGTTTCAGTTTCGACGGCGTAATAGGCGCGTTTGCGATTACGGGCAATATATTTTTGATTATGATAGGTTTGGGTATCGGCGCAATGTTTGTCAGAAGCCTTACTATCTGGATGGTTGAAAAAGGAGTCTTAAACGAATACAAATACCTTGAGCACGGAGCCCATTATGCAATAGGGGTTCTGGCGGTTATTATGCTTTTGAAGATATTTATGCATATAGGTGAAGTTTTAACCGGAACCATCGGTTTGGGACTGCTGGTAATAGCGTTTTTACATTCCAAATATGAGAACCGCTAA